A portion of the Planctomycetia bacterium genome contains these proteins:
- a CDS encoding GNAT family N-acetyltransferase produces the protein MSSTLTYLTRHRMSISLHQLPPVPVLPEGYVWVPWDNGLVDLFAEVHYLSFRGTLDAQLFRSFSKRAGCWHVINEIRLRSDFLAEATWMIASPGGCCASIQSLSASLDEGSIQNVAVVPSFRRLGLGRALVLQALHSFARLGRKTASLEVTAENQAALLLYQRLGFRKMSTAYKEIHSDESVL, from the coding sequence ATGTCCAGCACCTTGACCTATCTCACCCGGCATCGCATGTCGATCAGCCTGCACCAGTTGCCGCCGGTGCCAGTGTTGCCAGAAGGGTACGTCTGGGTGCCTTGGGATAACGGGTTAGTTGATCTGTTTGCCGAGGTGCATTATCTCAGTTTCCGTGGAACATTGGATGCTCAGCTATTTCGTTCATTCTCAAAAAGGGCGGGATGTTGGCACGTCATCAATGAAATCAGGCTGCGTTCAGATTTTCTTGCAGAAGCGACATGGATGATAGCCAGTCCGGGGGGCTGCTGTGCGAGTATTCAGTCATTGTCAGCTTCTCTGGATGAGGGTAGCATTCAAAATGTTGCGGTAGTACCATCCTTTCGCCGACTCGGATTAGGCCGAGCATTGGTCTTGCAGGCATTGCACAGTTTCGCCCGGCTGGGCAGGAAAACGGCATCGCTGGAAGTGACCGCAGAAAACCAGGCTGCACTCCTGCTGTACCAGCGACTGGGCTTCCGTAAGATGAGTACGGCGTATAAAGAAATTCACAGCGATGAATCTGTTCTATGA